The following proteins come from a genomic window of Methanosarcina sp. MTP4:
- a CDS encoding DUF2769 domain-containing protein gives MERKSGKEEWKGRVEMGSERKKRILEKDPGKGPENYGKYFGVCFSYHNSKACICGSCPSYPGSGNMFCARGKSRLTDDMLPEKKDDCLCRDCELYRKFRFEGQYFCMGE, from the coding sequence GTGGAAAGGAAGAGTGGAAAGGAAGAGTGGAAAGGAAGAGTGGAAATGGGAAGTGAAAGGAAAAAACGGATCTTGGAAAAAGACCCTGGAAAAGGACCTGAAAACTACGGCAAGTATTTCGGGGTTTGTTTTTCCTATCACAACTCAAAGGCCTGCATCTGCGGCAGCTGCCCTTCGTACCCGGGAAGCGGAAATATGTTCTGTGCAAGGGGAAAAAGCAGGCTAACAGATGACATGCTCCCTGAAAAGAAGGACGATTGCCTGTGCCGGGACTGTGAGCTTTACAGGAAGTTCCGCTTTGAAGGCCAGTATTTCTGCATGGGGGAATGA
- a CDS encoding APC family permease, with protein MTEESSEAGGLQRTIDWKQGLAIALGVPVLILPSIGYFASYVWAFAIIIWALSVFQGFMQNFAYGELATMFPKASGLPGYAQSVFKTKDKNTRYDKSKLLGGFSAWSYWFAWNPVLAIFAILIGSYLKGLVPAFAGVPDLALYIASGAVVFLFLIVVNYRGLSGGATLGYILAVLALAPLIVITLAPFVTGHFEMSNITGAWLPPEWSWDLEHVLILLGLFAMAQWSACAWETAAIYGPEYKEPKSDVPKALFICGGICLVTFILVQAACTGTLGIEGILAEPFSPMLPVAQMTLGPIGGAIAILMLIAAMVLIIQTAFLGASRAMYSLSEEGNLPKFFGKMNSHGTPVNAMIVIAVFNLGLITLGTPSAILAASSIGYVFANGISLFAYVKAKLNPEFSSLERPFKAPKGWQYIAFAFGIFNLPLCLIGVIFLNSLEVGWTSTIVGFVVLALYVPLWLYSQNETAEPAMKEAAVPSESIM; from the coding sequence ATGACTGAAGAAAGCAGCGAAGCCGGAGGGCTTCAAAGAACAATAGACTGGAAGCAAGGGCTTGCAATTGCTCTTGGGGTCCCTGTGCTGATCCTGCCATCCATCGGCTATTTTGCAAGTTATGTCTGGGCTTTTGCAATTATTATATGGGCTCTTTCCGTATTCCAGGGTTTCATGCAGAACTTTGCTTACGGAGAACTTGCTACCATGTTCCCGAAAGCCTCAGGGTTGCCCGGGTATGCCCAGAGCGTATTCAAGACAAAAGATAAGAACACGAGGTATGACAAAAGCAAGCTCCTTGGAGGTTTCAGCGCCTGGAGTTACTGGTTTGCCTGGAACCCGGTGCTGGCGATCTTTGCAATCCTGATCGGAAGCTACCTCAAAGGCCTTGTCCCTGCCTTTGCCGGGGTGCCTGACCTGGCGCTCTACATCGCATCCGGGGCAGTTGTATTCCTCTTCCTTATTGTTGTTAATTATCGCGGGCTTTCCGGCGGAGCAACGCTCGGGTATATCCTCGCCGTACTTGCCCTTGCCCCTCTTATCGTAATCACTCTTGCCCCCTTTGTAACCGGGCACTTTGAAATGAGTAATATCACAGGCGCCTGGCTGCCTCCCGAATGGTCCTGGGACCTTGAGCACGTCCTGATCCTGCTCGGGCTCTTTGCAATGGCCCAGTGGAGTGCCTGTGCCTGGGAAACCGCAGCAATCTATGGGCCCGAGTACAAGGAACCGAAGTCCGATGTCCCAAAAGCCCTCTTCATCTGCGGGGGGATCTGTCTTGTGACCTTCATCCTGGTCCAGGCAGCATGTACGGGGACCCTTGGGATTGAAGGCATCCTGGCCGAGCCCTTCTCCCCGATGCTCCCGGTTGCCCAGATGACCCTCGGACCCATAGGAGGTGCCATTGCCATCCTCATGCTAATTGCAGCAATGGTCCTGATCATCCAGACCGCCTTCCTCGGAGCTTCAAGGGCAATGTACTCCCTGTCCGAAGAAGGAAACCTGCCGAAGTTCTTTGGTAAAATGAACAGCCACGGGACCCCGGTCAATGCCATGATCGTGATCGCGGTCTTCAACCTTGGTCTCATTACCCTGGGGACCCCCTCAGCCATCCTTGCAGCATCCTCTATCGGCTATGTCTTCGCAAACGGAATCAGTCTCTTTGCCTATGTGAAGGCAAAACTGAACCCGGAATTCTCAAGCCTCGAAAGGCCCTTCAAGGCCCCCAAAGGCTGGCAGTATATCGCCTTCGCCTTCGGGATATTCAACCTACCGCTCTGCCTGATCGGTGTGATCTTCCTGAACAGCCTTGAAGTGGGATGGACTTCCACAATAGTTGGGTTCGTGGTGCTGGCCCTCTATGTACCGCTCTGGCTGTACTCCCAGAACGAGACTGCAGAGCCTGCGATGAAGGAAGCAGCAGTGCCGAGCGAATCCATAATGTAA
- a CDS encoding histidine kinase dimerization/phosphoacceptor domain -containing protein yields the protein MRFKDVPLKTKLILYIVIGVLLVLAASMGVIISTVTSQEEKLAYQQSVEMSANYANRFDADMKANFAIAKTISNTMDSYEASDREEVLGILKNLLIENPLLLGTYVAYEPNAFDGKDAEFVNSSGHDSTGSFVPYWNKMNGPIVLDPLLHYEHSDYYQLPKETKGDLLTEPYYYEGVFMMSYVSPIFKDGEFVGIGGVDVSLEYVDEVVSEVRTFDTGYAFMVSNTGTFLSHPTHKDWIGEKGLHDFGEEDLEKASKDIKNGVGGHLETTDPTTGKTIVMFYEPVETGNSAFVLVIPKEEMLAGVTALRNRLLIISAVSILFMAALAWMIARSITRPIDEIVEGFSCIADDAVKGKLDSRADTDVEVDFREIPRGLNKILDAVIVPIRETMRVTNALAEGELKERVNLDVEGEFRELGDTLDKFSETLNTIIDDSNAVLTAFQNNDFKHPVRVHGQGDFKLLTDGIEEARRSLGRVTAERREAEKALLAYAMELEQSNKLKEDMERVVNNSPVVAFLWKYEDKWPAEFVSKNVTRFGYEVEDFTSQRVLYGDIIHPDDLKIVESELVKNVESGSDAYSLEYRIFTKSGELRWVDERTFVQRDLKGGVHLQGVILDITEHKKAEDALLLIEEVRKKEIHHRIKNNLQVISTLLYLESGNFEDEKVIGAFKDSQHRVKSMALVHEKLYQSEDMVSVDFADYIQNLTNYLFQSYSIRNGNISLKLDVDRIFLGMDTAVPLGIIINELVSNSLKHAFAEKDSGEINISLKRDENSTAENPEEYFLLDVRDSGVGFPEDLDFRDTDSLGLQLVVSLVDQIEGEIRLDTSKGGTEFFIWFKELKCRTKL from the coding sequence ATGAGATTCAAGGATGTCCCATTAAAAACCAAACTGATCCTTTACATCGTAATCGGGGTCTTGCTGGTTCTGGCAGCTTCCATGGGGGTTATCATCTCCACGGTTACCTCCCAGGAAGAAAAGCTGGCATACCAGCAGTCGGTAGAAATGTCCGCCAATTATGCGAACCGGTTCGATGCGGACATGAAAGCCAACTTTGCCATAGCAAAGACGATTTCCAACACCATGGACAGCTATGAGGCTTCGGATAGGGAAGAAGTCCTGGGCATCCTGAAAAACCTGCTTATTGAAAACCCCCTCCTTCTAGGGACATACGTAGCTTACGAACCAAATGCCTTTGACGGGAAGGACGCTGAGTTCGTAAATTCTTCCGGCCATGATTCCACGGGCAGTTTTGTTCCTTACTGGAACAAAATGAACGGGCCGATTGTTCTGGACCCGCTGCTCCACTACGAGCACTCGGACTATTACCAGCTTCCAAAGGAAACGAAAGGAGATTTGCTTACAGAGCCCTATTACTACGAAGGCGTGTTCATGATGAGTTATGTCTCCCCGATCTTTAAAGACGGAGAGTTCGTAGGGATAGGAGGAGTGGATGTGTCCCTGGAATACGTGGACGAGGTAGTCAGCGAGGTAAGGACCTTTGATACGGGCTATGCTTTTATGGTGAGCAACACAGGGACATTCCTTTCCCACCCTACCCATAAGGACTGGATCGGGGAAAAAGGCCTCCATGATTTTGGGGAAGAGGACCTGGAGAAAGCCAGCAAGGACATTAAAAACGGGGTGGGAGGGCATCTGGAGACCACGGACCCTACAACCGGGAAAACCATTGTAATGTTCTACGAGCCCGTGGAAACGGGCAACTCCGCATTCGTCCTGGTCATCCCCAAAGAGGAAATGCTGGCCGGGGTGACAGCCCTCAGGAACAGGCTGCTCATAATCTCGGCTGTCTCGATCCTCTTCATGGCCGCCCTTGCCTGGATGATCGCCCGGTCCATTACAAGGCCAATTGATGAAATTGTTGAAGGGTTCAGCTGCATCGCTGATGATGCGGTAAAAGGAAAACTCGACAGCAGGGCAGATACCGACGTGGAAGTTGACTTCCGGGAAATCCCGCGGGGACTGAATAAGATCCTTGACGCGGTAATCGTCCCCATCCGGGAAACCATGAGGGTGACCAATGCCCTTGCGGAAGGGGAACTGAAAGAAAGGGTCAACCTGGATGTCGAGGGTGAGTTCAGGGAACTCGGGGATACCCTTGACAAATTCTCCGAGACCCTCAACACGATAATCGATGACTCGAATGCGGTCCTCACCGCCTTTCAGAATAACGATTTCAAACATCCGGTCAGGGTCCACGGGCAGGGAGACTTCAAGCTCCTGACCGACGGGATAGAAGAAGCCCGCCGCTCCCTGGGCAGGGTCACGGCCGAGCGCAGGGAAGCTGAAAAAGCTCTGCTGGCTTATGCAATGGAGCTTGAGCAGTCCAACAAGCTGAAAGAAGATATGGAAAGGGTTGTTAATAACAGCCCTGTGGTTGCTTTCCTCTGGAAATACGAAGATAAGTGGCCCGCAGAGTTCGTTTCGAAAAACGTCACCCGGTTTGGGTATGAGGTTGAGGATTTCACTTCTCAGCGCGTCCTGTACGGGGATATAATCCACCCGGATGACCTCAAGATAGTAGAATCCGAACTGGTAAAGAACGTGGAGTCAGGTTCGGACGCTTATTCCCTGGAATACCGGATCTTCACTAAATCCGGAGAATTGCGCTGGGTTGATGAGAGGACCTTTGTCCAGAGGGACCTGAAGGGCGGGGTTCACCTGCAGGGTGTCATTCTGGATATCACAGAGCATAAGAAGGCTGAGGATGCCCTGCTCCTGATTGAAGAAGTCCGGAAAAAAGAAATCCATCACCGGATTAAGAACAACCTTCAGGTAATTTCAACCCTGCTTTATCTGGAATCCGGGAACTTCGAGGACGAGAAAGTAATCGGGGCTTTCAAGGACAGCCAGCACCGGGTCAAGTCCATGGCCCTGGTCCACGAAAAGCTTTACCAGTCCGAAGACATGGTAAGCGTGGACTTTGCAGACTATATCCAGAACCTTACCAATTACCTCTTCCAGTCCTATTCCATTCGAAACGGAAATATCAGTCTGAAACTTGACGTGGACAGGATCTTCCTAGGAATGGATACGGCAGTTCCTCTGGGAATCATCATCAACGAGCTGGTCTCAAATTCCCTGAAACACGCTTTTGCGGAAAAGGACAGCGGAGAGATCAACATCAGCTTGAAAAGGGATGAAAACAGTACGGCTGAAAATCCTGAAGAGTACTTTTTACTTGATGTCAGAGACAGCGGTGTGGGTTTCCCGGAAGACCTCGATTTCAGGGACACGGATTCTCTGGGTCTTCAGCTGGTGGTTTCCCTTGTTGACCAGATCGAAGGTGAAATCAGGCTTGACACGAGTAAAGGAGGAACCGAATTCTTCATCTGGTTCAAGGAGTTGAAATGCAGGACAAAATTATGA
- a CDS encoding cryptochrome/photolyase family protein: MAFERCEGMNGEETFTGQEKGVHSYDRLALIPGNCLFPSTDRLKPDEKTLFFMAEDPGLCTRYTFHKHKLVFVLSAMRSYRDWLAEKYDVLYYPLPGKKESDSGENFKELENPVTSENFIPSANSGKPGSLQKTKNLTYETKLRNVLEKYGIGKIVTYTLEDSFFRESILDFCARNGVELETVDSPGFLTPVETFRAYKGKRKKLRFNDFYIWQRKRLGVLLTEDGLPVGGKWNLDRENRKPLPRRLEVPKLQAAPQTGNTEEVIALVDTLFPDHPGRTENFYLPTTRKAALAWLDTFLKERFRYFGPYEDALAEGEPFLFHSVLSPLLNFGLLTPGEVVEKAIETYERSTEADEIFRKVGKEDDEERLKESEKEYFPFSSLEGFVRQVIGWREFMRGMYHCSEIEGNFFGHERKLEGRWYRGDLGIEPVDRAIRQVLEYGYAHHIQRLMVLGNFMLLCEIHPAEVYRWFMELFVDSADWVMVPNVYGMSQFADGGSFATKPYISGSNYLLKMGDYEKGEWCEVWDALFWSFIDKNREFFLKNYRTAVLVGTWDKMSGEKRKKLLQVAARFLDKTG, translated from the coding sequence ATGGCTTTTGAAAGATGCGAGGGGATGAATGGGGAGGAAACTTTTACGGGACAGGAAAAAGGAGTACACAGCTACGACAGGCTTGCCCTGATACCGGGAAACTGCCTTTTCCCGTCCACGGATCGGCTGAAGCCTGACGAAAAAACCCTTTTCTTCATGGCCGAAGATCCGGGACTCTGTACACGCTACACTTTTCACAAACATAAACTGGTTTTCGTACTTTCGGCAATGCGTTCATACCGTGACTGGCTGGCCGAAAAATATGATGTGCTTTACTATCCGCTTCCCGGAAAAAAAGAGTCCGATTCCGGTGAAAACTTCAAAGAGTTGGAAAACCCGGTCACTTCGGAAAACTTTATCCCCTCAGCAAACTCGGGCAAACCCGGTTCCCTGCAAAAAACCAAAAACCTGACTTACGAGACAAAACTGAGGAATGTCCTGGAAAAGTACGGGATTGGAAAGATCGTTACCTATACGCTCGAAGACTCCTTTTTCAGGGAAAGCATCCTTGATTTCTGTGCCCGGAACGGGGTTGAGCTTGAAACGGTGGACTCTCCCGGTTTCCTAACCCCTGTGGAGACTTTCAGGGCTTATAAAGGGAAGAGGAAAAAGCTCCGCTTTAACGACTTTTACATCTGGCAGAGAAAACGCCTTGGAGTCCTGCTGACAGAAGACGGGCTTCCTGTTGGCGGCAAATGGAACCTTGACCGGGAAAACCGAAAACCTCTTCCCCGGAGACTGGAAGTCCCGAAACTTCAGGCTGCCCCTCAAACCGGGAATACGGAAGAAGTAATAGCCCTTGTAGACACCCTCTTTCCGGACCACCCCGGGAGGACTGAGAATTTTTACCTGCCCACGACAAGAAAAGCAGCCCTTGCCTGGCTGGACACCTTTCTCAAAGAGCGTTTCAGGTATTTTGGGCCTTACGAGGACGCCCTTGCAGAAGGGGAACCTTTCCTTTTTCATTCCGTACTTTCGCCCCTACTTAACTTCGGGCTCCTGACCCCCGGAGAGGTGGTTGAAAAGGCTATCGAAACTTACGAAAGGAGCACAGAAGCAGATGAAATATTCAGAAAGGTTGGGAAAGAAGATGATGAGGAGAGACTAAAAGAAAGTGAAAAAGAATATTTTCCGTTTTCAAGCCTGGAAGGTTTTGTGCGCCAGGTGATTGGCTGGAGGGAGTTCATGCGGGGGATGTACCACTGCTCGGAGATTGAGGGAAATTTCTTCGGGCACGAAAGGAAACTGGAAGGGCGCTGGTACCGGGGGGACCTGGGCATCGAGCCAGTAGACCGGGCCATCCGGCAGGTCCTGGAATACGGGTATGCCCACCACATCCAGCGGCTGATGGTGCTCGGGAACTTCATGCTGCTCTGTGAAATCCACCCTGCCGAAGTCTACCGCTGGTTCATGGAACTCTTCGTGGACTCCGCGGACTGGGTGATGGTCCCGAACGTCTACGGCATGAGCCAGTTTGCGGACGGCGGGAGCTTTGCCACGAAACCTTACATCTCGGGCTCAAACTACCTCCTTAAGATGGGGGATTATGAAAAAGGGGAGTGGTGCGAGGTCTGGGATGCCCTTTTCTGGAGCTTTATCGATAAAAACCGGGAGTTTTTCCTTAAAAACTACAGGACAGCCGTGCTGGTCGGGACCTGGGATAAAATGTCAGGGGAAAAGAGAAAAAAACTCCTGCAGGTAGCTGCACGGTTCCTGGATAAAACAGGTTAA
- the mtbC gene encoding dimethylamine corrinoid protein MtbC: MANKEELIQELSDAIISCKKDAVLAAVEKAKEVMEPAEIIEKGLAAGMNEVGVLFERGKLFLPHVMMAADAMTAGVAVLEANMPEGSESKKLGVIVNGTVEGDVHDIGKSIVSTMLQSAGFEVHDIGRDVPLRNFIEKAKEVKANMIGLSALMTTTLPGQKEVIELLKEEGMRENVKVMVGGAPATQAWADKISADCYAENASEAVTKAKELLL; the protein is encoded by the coding sequence ATGGCAAACAAAGAAGAATTAATTCAGGAACTTTCGGATGCGATTATCTCCTGTAAGAAGGACGCAGTACTCGCTGCCGTAGAAAAGGCAAAAGAAGTAATGGAACCTGCAGAAATCATTGAGAAAGGACTTGCAGCAGGCATGAACGAGGTCGGAGTCCTTTTCGAAAGAGGGAAACTTTTCCTGCCCCATGTGATGATGGCTGCAGATGCAATGACCGCAGGGGTCGCAGTTCTTGAAGCCAACATGCCAGAAGGCAGTGAGAGTAAAAAGCTCGGGGTCATCGTGAATGGGACCGTAGAGGGGGACGTACACGATATTGGGAAGTCTATTGTTTCTACCATGCTCCAGTCTGCAGGTTTTGAAGTCCATGACATTGGAAGGGACGTCCCTCTCAGGAACTTTATTGAAAAGGCAAAGGAAGTCAAAGCAAACATGATTGGACTGTCTGCCCTGATGACCACAACCCTACCAGGCCAGAAGGAAGTCATCGAGCTCCTGAAAGAGGAAGGTATGAGGGAGAACGTCAAGGTAATGGTTGGAGGCGCACCCGCCACCCAGGCCTGGGCTGACAAAATCAGCGCGGACTGCTATGCTGAAAACGCCAGTGAAGCAGTTACCAAAGCAAAGGAGCTTCTCCTTTAA
- a CDS encoding winged helix-turn-helix domain-containing protein, whose amino-acid sequence MVNPLVDLLFLSEKRKNILLLLMEGPKNIETIREILKANATSVQPQLKKLKEQHLVTQEEDLYVLTDIGSVVVEKMKPLLDTLDLLEENVDYWANRDMVTIPPELLRRINELGKCTTTEPDIDRMFELIPLLVENMKKAKRVRALLSYFHPLFPSHYLDLARKGIRVSLLIPEPILRRWVEDYRAETEELLSLENAELFTFKKNDKVPSLMVADNFMAMALFPKSAVFDRKYMMSFEPAARVWGDEYIDHFQKLATRIEKLENSEG is encoded by the coding sequence ATGGTAAACCCACTGGTCGATCTGCTCTTCCTTTCCGAGAAACGAAAGAATATACTCCTTCTTTTAATGGAAGGCCCAAAAAACATCGAAACGATAAGGGAAATCCTCAAAGCCAATGCCACTTCGGTCCAGCCCCAGCTAAAGAAGCTCAAGGAACAGCACCTGGTTACCCAGGAAGAAGACCTCTACGTACTTACCGATATCGGAAGTGTCGTTGTGGAAAAAATGAAACCTCTGCTGGACACCCTTGACCTGCTGGAAGAAAATGTGGACTACTGGGCTAACAGGGATATGGTCACAATTCCCCCGGAGCTCCTGCGCAGGATCAATGAACTTGGGAAATGCACCACGACTGAGCCCGATATTGACCGCATGTTTGAGTTGATACCCCTATTAGTAGAAAACATGAAAAAGGCTAAAAGGGTAAGAGCGCTGCTTTCTTACTTCCATCCCCTCTTTCCTTCTCATTACCTTGACCTGGCTCGGAAAGGTATCAGAGTTTCTCTCCTCATTCCCGAACCGATCCTGAGAAGGTGGGTTGAAGATTACAGGGCGGAAACGGAAGAATTACTTAGCCTTGAAAATGCCGAGCTTTTTACCTTTAAGAAAAATGATAAAGTCCCCTCACTCATGGTAGCAGACAATTTCATGGCAATGGCTCTCTTCCCCAAATCAGCGGTTTTTGACCGGAAATACATGATGAGTTTCGAGCCCGCTGCCCGCGTATGGGGAGATGAATATATTGACCACTTTCAGAAACTGGCAACCCGAATAGAAAAGCTCGAAAACTCTGAAGGATAA
- a CDS encoding winged helix-turn-helix domain-containing protein, whose amino-acid sequence MGQIKTSLNVTSKAMTPQVKILLKDELVVLEEDSYELSEIGRLVVGNMLPLLNTLEVIEDNREYWASRDLSILPENLFLRLGELGECMLIEPDLNHMFDLPREFTENLKKAGKILTLVSYYHPLYPSLYSELAESGVEMSIVVTEPVLDRMKNECKEDFETIINAENTQLEVCSEKPGLPTLAITDRFMYLCLFDKQGKYDHSKIMSFDASALKWGRELFMHYRKETRKVSDA is encoded by the coding sequence ATGGGACAAATCAAAACGTCCCTGAACGTGACCTCCAAAGCCATGACGCCCCAGGTAAAGATCCTGCTGAAAGATGAACTGGTCGTCCTGGAAGAGGATTCCTACGAGCTTTCGGAAATCGGCAGGCTTGTTGTCGGGAACATGCTCCCCCTCCTTAATACCCTGGAGGTTATTGAGGATAACCGGGAATACTGGGCTAGCAGGGACCTTAGCATCCTTCCTGAAAATCTTTTCCTGAGGCTCGGGGAACTTGGGGAATGCATGCTTATCGAACCCGACCTCAACCACATGTTCGACCTTCCCAGGGAGTTTACGGAAAACCTGAAAAAAGCCGGGAAAATCCTTACCCTGGTTTCCTATTACCACCCACTCTACCCTTCCCTGTACTCGGAACTTGCGGAAAGCGGGGTTGAAATGTCAATAGTGGTTACCGAACCTGTGCTTGACCGAATGAAAAACGAGTGCAAGGAAGATTTTGAGACCATCATTAATGCGGAAAATACTCAGCTAGAAGTCTGCAGCGAAAAGCCGGGACTGCCAACCCTTGCCATCACGGACCGCTTCATGTACCTCTGCCTCTTTGATAAGCAGGGGAAATATGACCACAGTAAAATCATGAGCTTTGATGCAAGTGCCCTGAAATGGGGCAGGGAACTGTTCATGCATTACCGGAAAGAAACCCGGAAAGTATCAGATGCCTGA
- a CDS encoding PAS domain-containing protein: MGFNHLAESDEEALDEALDRQKVLETVINNSPVMVFLWTAEENWPAEYVSENVSLLGYSAEDFLTGRIVYGNIVHSEDLEKVRSGLNRCCALGKDIFVQRYRVLTGKGKVRWVEEKTFIQRDDLGEVTHFQGIVRDITEEIEKERALRDALESQKALMEKQKALLDREKALETVINNSPMVVFLWKADKYWPTLYVSENVRQFGYSPEDFISGRVLYGKIVHPDDLLQVELELDENCKEGGKMFNREYRILTKSGEVRWVEETTFIQRDEEGAATHFQGIIEDVTEKYEKA, encoded by the coding sequence ATGGGATTCAATCATTTAGCTGAAAGTGATGAAGAGGCTCTGGATGAGGCACTGGATAGGCAAAAAGTCCTGGAAACCGTGATCAACAACAGCCCTGTGATGGTTTTCCTGTGGACCGCGGAAGAAAACTGGCCTGCGGAATATGTCTCTGAAAACGTCAGCCTGCTGGGGTACAGCGCAGAAGATTTCCTTACCGGCAGGATCGTATATGGCAACATCGTGCATTCCGAGGACCTGGAGAAGGTCCGATCGGGGCTCAACAGGTGCTGTGCACTGGGAAAAGATATTTTTGTCCAGCGCTACAGGGTGCTCACCGGTAAGGGAAAAGTGCGCTGGGTAGAAGAAAAAACCTTTATACAGCGTGATGACCTGGGGGAAGTAACCCACTTTCAGGGAATAGTCCGGGACATTACCGAAGAAATTGAAAAAGAAAGGGCCCTGAGGGATGCCCTGGAAAGCCAGAAAGCCCTCATGGAAAAACAAAAAGCCTTGCTAGACCGGGAAAAAGCCCTGGAGACCGTGATTAACAACAGCCCTATGGTCGTATTCCTGTGGAAAGCCGATAAGTACTGGCCAACGCTCTACGTGTCCGAAAACGTCCGGCAGTTTGGGTATTCCCCCGAAGACTTCATCTCCGGCAGGGTCCTCTACGGAAAGATCGTCCACCCTGATGACCTGCTCCAGGTGGAACTCGAACTCGACGAGAACTGCAAGGAAGGCGGAAAAATGTTCAACCGTGAATACCGCATCCTTACAAAGTCCGGGGAAGTGCGCTGGGTGGAAGAAACGACTTTTATCCAGAGGGATGAAGAAGGAGCCGCAACCCATTTCCAGGGCATAATTGAGGACGTCACGGAAAAATACGAAAAAGCCTGA